TTGGCTGCTCCGATACATCTTCCCTCCAGTACAGGAAGCCATGAAGTCattctttttgtcattttgggAAGAAAAGCCCAGTATGTGCAAAGGATCatatggtttttttaattgcagaagtaGTACCAGACTGCAAAGTTTGCATCCCAGCTTTCTCTGCTTTTGGCATTGTTCATGTCTGAGCCATTTACAAAAATAGTCACACTCTTCAGAACCAGATTTCAATCTTTCTTCCCTGGCATATGGGATTTCAAGTCAAGCTCCTCTGCTGTTACTTTAGGAAAACAGGTTCAGTTTCTTCATATCCTTGCTCTTAATAGGCCACCTGTACTTCAAGTGTGCCGCATTTCACTTTGGAGGGGTAGTAGGTAACTTCTCGTAGCTTTGCAGCGACACCTCCTGGCCTCATTGACCTGGAAGCGTATCGGATTCCTCTTCTAGGGTGGAGAAGATCTCGTGGATTAAGTCAAATATTTCATACAGTGAGGAGGTAGGATGCCATTTGAAAACCAATTCACTGACTGTGTTTAATTAGATAAATGACATTGTCAACATGATCACATGATCGTCAAttgtacagaaaaaaagttagaaattCAAATGCTAAACAGAATTGGtgtccccaatttttttttattttaacaagcacttttactatataaaaatattttctttttccctcatgATATATGAAcaatctacattaaaaaaatcacaatagtTAAATCTACtctaaaagtaaaacattttttctggtgTAATTAATCCAAGATGTTACATGTTAAAATAACTGGTAAAAGCATTTCAAACAGAATATGATTTTTTGTATTGACAATTGTGTTTCATCCACAATCTGAAAAAGTAAGTATTTACATTACCAAATTCAACATAAAACTCTCCAAGCTGCCTTACTAAGTTTTAAAGCCATGAAAAATGTAGAAAAGCTAATGAAGAGAAGAGAGGTTAATACTTTTTGAAATTAATTGAGACAAATTGAACAGCAAACTAATTGCCAGTCCAAGATTAATATTGCTGTTGTACATCTTTTAAACAGTCTTATAGAGCTATATTTAAACTTTCCAGCTTCAGGttataattttggtttttttgaacacTATTGAGTATTCAGTAAATAGTTCCTTATATGAAAAATACCCACAGATGATGCATAAAACATAATCCAGACTCTTGGGAAAGGCTCCCATTTTTTCACCAGATCACAGATGTAAAGGTCAGCACTTCATTTAGGAGGGGATTACTTCAGGGTCTGTCTGCAGCTTTGGAGTATTTTTCTGCATAGCATTTGCATTGGGCTTTACTGGATTTTATCGATTAACCCTAAAATCGTACACTCCAGTTACAGGTATTTGGAGATATACGCACAGAGCCCAAAACTGCCATAACTGGTGTCAGTGGCAGTTTTCAGTGAAAGCAGAATCAGGCTCTACTCTTTTTACAGAAACACTTTGCTAGTTCAGAAAAGGAGTACTATAGATATTTACCCTCCTTCTGAAGGCTGCAAAGTTTGGGCAGAATAGTAAGATGAACATCTTAAGTTGCTGTTGCAAACATCTAAGCACATATTATCTAGTGCACAAATATACCAAAGGTATAAAATAATTTATCGCAGGCTAAAGTAAAAGAACAGGTGCCCACAGTCTAAAATATGAGAATACTCCCTCTCCACATGTGTTTAGACACTCACCATCTAAACAGCAGTGTACCTCTTGGTTTTTAAGTACTTGAGGCCACACAAACTAAACTAAGGGGAGAGAATCTAAAGTAGCAATATACAGCAGATCTGCAATCTATCAACCctcaatttacagaaattaattttatcaaaaatatttgtgtgtcCTTTGGAGTAAAGCAGTGTTCTTGCAAGGAGGAGAGTGGAAGATGGCACTGTAGTATACTGACTTCCAAAGCCTAAGTGGAGGACCAGTGTGTGACCAAACCCCTAAAGAGGGAACAAGGTAATTCACACAGAAACCATAATAAAATGCTGGGGATTTATCCCTAGCTAAAAACTCTATTTTGCGGTTCTTGTTTGCTGTGAGGTAATGAATCATCAGTAGCAGAAGTGAGGGGAAACTGtatttttgcagagaaaaggGAGCTTTCAGGCTAAAATTGATGCCCTCTTCCAAAATGAAGAACACTGAGCGTGCTGCTGAGTGAAGGACTTTCCGTGGCTTGCCCAGGAGAGCTAAGGGGAAGggtgctgcagcagaggctggcaggaaCTGGGTGGCTTTGAGCCTGCAGGAACCTTACTATCCCAGTGACTGGTCTTCATGGCAGAGTCTGCTGATGCTTCCTCCTAAcctcggctcagctcagctgtGCAGTCACGCAAAGCAAATTCAAACCCTGTTGATAAGAATGCCTTGGAATAATTATGATTGCTGTTACACACGGTATTTTCATGTCCAAGTATAACCCATGTATCTCGTCTATACCCTGTGTACCCTTCCCAGGCACTTAGAAAGGCTTAATTCTAGAATAGCAATGGAATTAACTCAAATTGCTGAGTCTAGGGTATATTTCTCTATATTCTGCAGGTAATTCCATACTCTCCCAATGAATTCTGTATAAATTTTGTCCAATAGAAGCAGAAGTCAGCTATGTGTGGAAGCTGTAACTTTTCCTTGTAGTTTCTCAGCCGGAACACACTGTAAGACAGACAGCGCACTCTGACTCTCTGACAGATTTCAGTGATCACTCTGgactttaatgaaaaattaaatttaccTGTTAACTGTACTGGTATTCTTTTCAAGGAATTGCACTTGAAAGTAATTGCACTAACATGcagttgcattttttaaatgcttttcagttACCATACTTCCTCATGCTGTGTTTGCAGCTTATTTCATTCAGCCCCAGTCATACAGAGGTTTCAGGCTGTAGCTATCTTCTCAAACACTTTGTAACTAGAGGACCCTgtattattaaaaacatttcatgtcCTGGACTCAGCTCAACTTTTCTGAAAAGTGATCATCTGGAAGTCAGCCTGAGATCCAGCCGTGTCACATGGATTTTCCCTGCTTTCTGAAACGATCTGTTCCACTGCTTTTGAAGTTTCTGGGTCCTGAGAGCAGGGACTATCCAGCATATCACCGCTGCTGTTGCAGTGAAGAGGGGAGGCTATGTCGGAGGGCTGATCTGAGGGTTTGCCTGGAGCAGGTGGCAGGGGCACGGACAGAGGAAGATTCATCATGTAGAACACATTGCCCAGACGTCGAGACACCTTTAAAGACAAAAGCACAATTGCAGCAATTGCTTCTTGAGATAGTGTTAAAGCCATTAAACATCAAGGCTGACTGTCGTGTAGCAATGCCAGGGACATCCAGGAGATCCCAACCGTCTCAAAGGGTTATCAGTGCTtagcaaaagtggaaaaaatctcTTCCATTTTCCCTCTCTCATATTTTTCTAGGCCCGGGTTCTTGCGGAAGGAGCTTGGCAATACTCAGCTTGGGAAACAGCCCAGTGTGCTGGGCCTGACAGCAGGCTCCTCTTGCTCGCTAGGTGCTGTAGCACCCATGGGACAGAGGGGAGGCAAACTGCCAGCCAGGAGCGGGCAAGGTGGGTTTAATGAGAGAAGAATGAGAGACAGCAAGGggttaaagaaaaggaaaagaagcaggcaACAATAGAAACACACAGAGAGTTGATATTACTGGATGAAATTAAGAGCAGAAAAATTTAAACATAGAGGCACAGCCTGTCCCTGAAACAGGTAAGATTATATTCCCAGAAAGGCTGTAGAAACCTCTAGTTGGTATGTTAAAAGCCAGGTTGGAGCAAAAGCAAGTATGTATCAGAGCAGTTCTTAGcagctgggaagggaaaagaggggtGAAACTGAATTAATTCGTCAAACAGCCTAGTCTCTAGTGGTATCCTGACTCCACTTTAAGTGTCTCTCAAACTGTCAATCCTAACCTTGCCTTAGTGTCTCCCTGCATGCTATTGTAACATGCAGAGAAGCAAAAGCAAACTATGCTGGAGTAATTTATTTTATCCTAATACTATGGTAGTTACCTTATCAgtgagaaaaaatgtgttttagtttGGAAAAATTTCATCCTGTTAGCTTCTGACTCTTTCACGTCTCTGTGACTTGCCATTTTGGCATACATTTAATGATCATACCTGAGAGCGGATTTTTAATGCTGGTCCGAGTTTTAATCCCATTGTATCCAGGAGATGTTCCTCTGTTAGCAGTGGGAGTGTTTCTCCATCAATAGCATGGTCTTTAAATATCTTATGAAATGATAAAACACATCATGGTGTGCTAAAACAAACTTCACTGGTTATTTTTTATGCTTAATCCTGAGGCATAGAcaataaaaggaggaaataacAATTTTAGTGTTTTATCTTCATATTTATCTCTTAACTGCAGCGTGAGGTCTCTTGTTTAGGTATGCGGATATCAGCACATTTGCCTGTACCTTATATACTTCTTCTTGGCAAGTGGGAACTTTGTAATGTTTCAATGTTACTtagggttgggttgttttttttaggAAGTGAGCAGCCTGCTACCAATGAAAGAATAGTGTTGATCTTATTAAGGCTTTACCAGGAATATACAAGATTTCAGCCTCTTTACTTGCATTTCTaaagatatttcatttttcaaatggaaCGATGCCTATAAGAGCTCAGGGCAGTAGGTGGATTATGCCAATATCCAAGAATGCAAAATTGCTTTAATCTGCATAAAAATTGTGCAGGGCATGTGCAGTgaaaaaattaagatgttttTCTTATACTATTGTTTTGCTGGTGGTCCTCCTGGTGTGTGTCATGACCAATGACTCCAGACTGCAGCAGAAGTGCATGTAACCTCTCAGAGCATGGACTGCCCTTCCCTTTAAGAAGCAAGTGGCTTCATGTATTGAAGGACAATGAAAACTACTATTAAGTTTGTAACTTTGTGACAACCAGTTAACCTCTAGTACTTGCATTTGTTTGATGACCTTTAAATCTAGATGGTCCTAAAGACCTGAAAATGTGATGAATGTTTATACCTGGGCATAATCTGAACAGCCTGCGAGGCTCACGATGAAGTTGTATACATCATCAACAGTCCACTTGCGAATGTCTTCAATGGAAGAAATGTCTTCTCCATTCAGGATCAGGCCATGTGCTCCTTTGAGGAGGAAACACAAATCTTATTTTTGTAGGACTTTGCTGGCAAATCAATAGGAAATGACTGTTAACAAGAGAATTTTTACATTTCTCCAGAACGTGATATATTAACAGCAGTGTGTAGCCCAGACAGATACAGGAGTCCTAGACACCAAAATCACCAGATAGTCAGTAGTAGCTGATTCTGGAGGGTTTTCTTTTGGTGGCTTGTTTTGTTTACTGCTGGCACTGTACGTACCAGTCACTACACATATGAATCATACTGCATTATTTTCTCTAATGAGTACATCATCCAATGCTTTTGATTCTTTAGACTTTACTGTTATTTTAACTTGACTAATATTTCAGTAGAACAGAACCAAGCCTTTGCTAGCCCATAGAGCCTACTGTGAGTTAGAAGGACATATAGAAAAGTTATGGTCAGAATAGAGAGGCTAGCTCTCaatttcattcagcaattttgtttcttttaattgaaaTTCCTTTTGCAGACAGGAACTGAACACTTAACGTGCATTATATATTTTTCAGTGATGCATTATGTCTTTGGTAGATGGTTCTCATTTCAGGTAATGGGAAGTTTTGCCGGGCTCATCCACTGGCACTGGTGCATTTAACAAGAGCTGCAAAGCTTTAGAAACAATGATTCTTGCACAGTGGCTGGAGAAGCCTGTGTCTTATGCTCTGTCCTTGGGGAGGCCAAGTCTCAGGGATCAGTTTGTGCAGCTTTTAAGGGGATTCCTTGTCCTGTTTGACACACACAGGGATTATGATCAGTATATTGTGTGCTGCTACGTTTCCCCCCTGCCACCAGCAAGGAGTGGAGAGAATGTAACAAGAATGAATAGAATTGTGGAGAACCTCAAAGTGCTGCTAACTTGACAGGTTAGGGGTGACAAGTGTGCTGTCCCCAGGGACTGATATAAACACAGCATGACATCCTACAGTGGTATAGTGCATGGCACAGAGCATTGAAACAGTTAGGAGGCTGCTTGTGACTTTTTGCTGTGCAATTGCATTGTCCTGCAAAGTAAAGCACTGCTACCTAAGATGCTGAAACCTCCGTTATGCCAGCAAGCAGCACAGTTTGCAGGTAGGGAAGACCACTCTTTACCTTTGCTGGCTTGGATTTACCAAGTTATTACTATTTGCAGCATATGAATTCTACATTTAGTTGCCATGACTCTATCATACCAAAAATTTGCTTAAAACGGCAAGAAATAAGAGGGCAAATcaataaaagtaaataatatCAACATGCCACTCTAACTGTAATCTGGAGACTTCACAAACCTGAAGGTAGCAATGGGTTGCTGGGTACTGGAAATCCATATGGTAACGCTGAGAATGGGATTGCAGAAGGGTACATGTACTTGTCATCAAAAGCAGCACAGGAGCTATTAGATTCCTTCTCATTTGTGTTGCTGCAGCTGTTGGTTTCAGCAGAAATTTCATGAGTAACACAGTTTTTTCTCAAGCCTTGTTCAAACTCTTTACAGTTTTTGGCAACTGCAGATGGCTCAGTCTGGTTTTTGCTTTGTTCATGTTTGTTTGGTATCTCTACCTCTGcttctttcttgtcttctttctcatcatctgctgcagctgaagcagggTCAGTAGTTTTGTCGTCAGCCTGGTTCTTTGTGCCATTGGCACTACAGTCTGCAGTTTTGTGATTtccagctcttctccctggtcgACGTCCCCGCTCCCTTTGCAAAGTGCTGACTGGAGGGTATGGGCTGGTTGCCATCAGCATAGTGTTGCCATGAATTTCATCGAGGGTGGTACGATGAACATATAAGTCACTGGGAAGATTGCCTTCAGGTAGTCTGTGCCTACCACGGAAAGCAATGGGACTAGCTGGCATCCCATGGTAAAGGAAAGGTGCTTCTAGGCCCAGTAGCCCTTTCCGATGagccttctccatttctttctgttgaaaaatagCACTCATCTCCATTTCCATTCTAAGAGACACACAGAGCACAAGCAGTTAGGGCAGCTCAGTTCCTTCATCACCTCTTTTTTTTAGTGGCAGATTAAAACTCAGACAGTTGAGTAAGTAGGAgtactgcttttcttctctctcccccatATTGCTATGTGTGAGAGGTCACAAACTGCAGATGGAATGGCAAACCTGGCTATATTTAATGTGCTGCTAAATACATATAGTAAactaaaaggaagagaaatatgtCTTCCATGTGATGCCTCTGGAtaatatttcagacaaaaaagtGTTATTTGTGTATTGGCAATCCAGGCATTATTACAGCGATTATGCTCACTTGGGATTTGGAAAATTGTCTCCAGGTCATAACAGTCAAAGACTAAAGAAAATAAGTGATTTACTTTACCAATCAGAAAATTAtactgaaaactggaaaatggCAGTGATATTGTAAGTGGTAAGGAACTAGAATTACATTATCTATGGAACCTGTGCATACATTCAGAGTAAGCTAATGTGAGTAAATCTCTTGAATAACTCTCCATAGTGCCTGGCACCTGAGCATGGCTCTGAGAGTGTGAAAGGGTGAGATCCTGGTCAGTGTTCAACTATCTCCCTCCTGGTGGATAAAGCCAATGCTCCAGGGTCTGTGCCATCTTCCTGCCCCTGGCATAGTGGGTAGGAGGGCTTACCAGTGAGACATGGAGAATACAAGAGTATTATGTCTCTCCATTGTAGCAACCTTTCTCTGGAGCCAAGCTAGTGATCAAACAGAAAGCTATACCTCCTAGAGTTTAACAGCTTCAGCTGGAGCTGAGAGTTGGGAGAAGTGAGCCAATCTACCAGATACAAACCAGAAATGGTTCAGCCTGCCTTCCTTGCTTTGAGGAGCTTTCAGTGGGACTTCCACATTCTTCTTTGGAAAAGGGCTTGTGAGGGCAGCCAAGTCTTTGAAGTGCACCAAGATAGCTTTCTTAACACTGCGATGAGGATAACAGGTCAGAGGGAGTCTGACTTTTAGGAGACTTATCATTAATGTAAAATTGTCAGGGAAACAGTTTGGGGAAAAGGTATCTATTCAGATGATTGTGGCGAGGAGGAATTAGTTGATCACTCCATAACATTCAGGGCTTTTTCTCCACCCTCTTTTCATCTTTGCAACAACCTCGGAattattaattttctgctttcagagatcCAATGGAAGCGTTTTGTTTATGTACCATGTCCTTGTACATCTTGCCCAATTGTCATTACTCACACACAGCTCTCGAGGTGGAGATAAATAGCAAAACGCATTACATTCCTGACTACTCCTCCAGATAAGATAGCCTACTTCTCTGAGGACCAGCAGATGGGGGATCACTGAGCTTTGGTATGAGGCAGAGTCCCTTGGAGAACAAGGATTTGtgcccagcagcacagctgcagcaaGTGCAGGAGATTGTTTGCCAACACCTGATTTCTATAAAGGGTGAAAGGAGCCAGTGCACCTCTAAAGGTGATGTGTGCTGCAGAAGGCAGTGTAAAGCTAGTGGAAATTGCTAGGATGGCAAAAGACTGAGGTAAAATGTTATCTCATGGATTTAGGCTGAGCTCTTTTATGTTGGGGTTTTCCTGGTTTTGGTGGGCTGAGGGAAGAGCCTGAACAGGCAGGACTAGCTCTGATGTGTTTGAAGGGATATGTGCTGGCCCTGCTTGCTGCTAGGTATTTTGGTTTTCTCAGGGTTTTTGCCATGTGGCAGGAGCTATACGAGATGCATTGTTGATGCAAATCTTGTGCTCGGAGGGGTT
The sequence above is a segment of the Calonectris borealis chromosome 9, bCalBor7.hap1.2, whole genome shotgun sequence genome. Coding sequences within it:
- the SAMD7 gene encoding sterile alpha motif domain-containing protein 7 — encoded protein: MTPRDHMRKMSILGEQGTLEEKHLYRLASGMAAGELRQRQEMLMRNQLMAVNPQLMGAGQQRMQAIPSQFEPRLVDRDLLPSTEMMASADPRQIHIASHLGPTVPQHANMPNILSNRVYPGPGYSFLQPESMEAVARRQEFVQKQNIARMEMEMSAIFQQKEMEKAHRKGLLGLEAPFLYHGMPASPIAFRGRHRLPEGNLPSDLYVHRTTLDEIHGNTMLMATSPYPPVSTLQRERGRRPGRRAGNHKTADCSANGTKNQADDKTTDPASAAADDEKEDKKEAEVEIPNKHEQSKNQTEPSAVAKNCKEFEQGLRKNCVTHEISAETNSCSNTNEKESNSSCAAFDDKYMYPSAIPFSALPYGFPVPSNPLLPSGAHGLILNGEDISSIEDIRKWTVDDVYNFIVSLAGCSDYAQIFKDHAIDGETLPLLTEEHLLDTMGLKLGPALKIRSQVSRRLGNVFYMMNLPLSVPLPPAPGKPSDQPSDIASPLHCNSSGDMLDSPCSQDPETSKAVEQIVSESRENPCDTAGSQADFQMITFQKS